The proteins below come from a single Cryptococcus gattii WM276 chromosome D, complete sequence genomic window:
- a CDS encoding NADPH-adrenodoxin reductase, putative (Similar to TIGR gene model, INSD accession AAW46598.1), translated as MIPRSARLRLLSSSLPVLARRRLHTPVRPPLKLAIIGAGPSGFYTASRILSLIPPSSPEGQNLEIHMYERLPTPYGLVRYGVAPDHPEVKNCQHKFDELAQDSRFKYFGNTFVASHPFPTSSPSPTEKTPSYTYPHALRLSFADIIPFYSTLVLTYGASLSNPLNAVPGSSSSSDPLAGVYPALALVSWYNSHPAYADLPVNLEKIKQVSVVGQGNVALDVARMLLKPVTSLAETDLSEEVLDVLSKSNVEKVRVVGRRGPGQVAFTTKEFREMLSIPGVGYAGVDPSLMEYAKENIEKGNGERMRKRLLQLMDTTRDGRKMFELDFLKGPKSFLPSTENARQVSEVEWNLNHLEKRPPTESQPTSIVARPTGETIRTSADMVIESVGYRSEPLTGPGHEWDLPFDIARGRVSNFNGRVTAEEGGFVPGVYAAGWAARGPVGVIATTMNDAYALASTILDDIYAPTSASPAACMLNSRPYAGVPEKVQNAAKDGKIVVDLAAWAKIDKAEVERAKRMGRTKEREKFRRVEDMLAVLQ; from the exons ATGATTCCTCGGTCAGCACGACTAAGGCTTctatcttcttcccttcccgTCCTTGCCAGACGGCGGCTCCACACCCCCGTCCGTCCTCCTCTTAAACTCGCAATCATTGGCGCTGGCCCTTCAGGTTTCTATACCGCCTCTCGGATCCTCTCCTTAatccctccttcttccccagAAGGTCAGAATCTTGAGATTCATATGTATGAAAGGCTTCCGACGCCTTATGGACTGGTAAGGTATGGTGTCGCTCCAGATCATCCAGAGGTGAAG AATTGTCAGCATAAATTCGATGAGCTGGCGCAGGACTCCAGGTTTAAATACTTTGGAAACACTTTCGTCGCGTCTCACCCTTTTCCAACTTCCTCACCTTCGCCAACCGAAAAAACACCATCGTATACTTATCCCCATGCCCTCCGTTTGTCATTTGCCGACATCATACCATTTTATTCTACCCTGGTCCTAACCTACGGTGCTTCACTTTCAAATCCTCTCAATGCTGTCCCAGGGAGTAGTTCCAGCAGCGACCCGTTAGCAGGTGTTTACCCAGCCTTGGCCCTCGTAAGCTGGTACAACTCACATCCAGCTTATGCCGATTTACCCGTCAACTTGGAAAAAATCAAGCAAGTCAGTGTTGTTGGACAAGGAAACGTTGCGTTGGACGTAGCGAGGATGTTGCTTAAGCCTGTAACTTCTTTGGCAGAGACTGATCTCTCTGAAGAGGTACTTGACGTTCTTTCGAAATCTAACGTCGAGAAAGTGCGAGTAGTGGGGAGACGAGGCCCTGGCCAAGTGGCTTTCACCACGAAAGAATTTAGGGAAATGCTCTCTATCCCCGGTGTTGGATATGCGGGTGTCGATCCCTCTTTGATGGAATACGCAAAGGAGAATATCGAAAAGGGTAATGGAGAGAGAATGAGAAAGAGATTGTTACAGTTGATGGACACAACACGAGATGGTAGAAAAATGTTTGAGCTTGATTTCCTCAAGGGCCCTAAATCTTTCCTCCCTTCCACAGAGAACGCGCGCCAAGTAAGTGAGGTGGAATGGAATCTCAATCACTTGGAAAAGAGACCCCCAACGGAGTCCCAACCGACGAGTATAGTCGCAAGACCAACAGGCGAGACAATCAGGACCTCAGCAGATATGGTAATCGAGTCTGTAGGGTATAGATCGGAGCCCCTTACAGGACCTGGACATGAATGGGATCTACCGTTTGACATTGCTCGGGGTAGAGTGAGCAATTTTAATGGGCGTGTGACCGCGGAGGAAGGTGGTTTC GTGCCCGGTGTCTACGCTGCTGGTTGGGCTGCCCGCGGTCCTGTCGGCGTCATCGCCACCACCATGAACGATGCTTACGCTCTCGCCTCCACCATCCTCGACGACATTTACGCGCCTACATCAGCTTCCCCCGCTGCTTGCATGCTCAACTCTCGGCCTTATGCTGGTGTCCCCGAAAAGGTCCAGAATGCAGCcaaggatggaaagatTGTAGTTGATTTGGCAGCTTGGGCGAAGATTGATAAGGCTGAGGTTGAGAGGGCCAAGCGGATGGGGCGCACcaaggaaagagaaaagtTTAGGAGGGTTGAAGATATGTTGGCGGTTTTGCAGTAG